Part of the Candidatus Binatus sp. genome is shown below.
GGGCACCTTCTGCCAAATAATACCAGACCATGGAACCCCCATAAATCAAGGGTGTTTTCGGTTCGAACATCATGCCAGATCATCTCACGCCAGATCACCTCTTCGCGGAGGAAAAGTCTCCCCAATCCTTTGTTTGTTTAATTTTCTTGACTATGTACATAATTATGGATACAAAGATCGATAGACTTTGAGTGGGACGAGAAGAAACGCGCGATCAATCTGGCGGACCACGGCCTGGATCTGATCGAAGCAACCAAGCTGTTCGACGGACGTCCGGTATTCACATACCCGTCCCCACGTCACGCCGAGGAACGCTTTGTGACCGTCGGGCTGTTGACGAATAGATTTTTCGCTGTCGTATGGACCGAGCGCGTGGAGGCCATCCGGCTTATTTCCTTCAGGAGGGCAAGAGATGCGGAAGAACGAAAATACCGCACGATTTTCGGCTGACAAAATCAGACGCAAAATTGCGCGTGGTGAGAGCAAGACAGACTGGAAGCGCGTCGATGCGATGTCCCAGGCGGAGGTTGAACGGCTCGCCGATAAGGACGAAGGTCCCTTGTCCGCAGGCTGGGAAAGCACCGTCATGGTTGGACTACCGCCCGCCAAGCAGGATATTCACATTCGCCTCGATGGCGATATTCTCGACTGGTTCAAGGCGCGCGGCAGAGGCTATCAGACACGTATTAACGCGGTCCTGCGCGCTTTTGTCCAGACGCGCCGGCGGGTGGAACGAAAGACTACAACCCGAAGTCGGGCGCACCGCGCCAAGGAGGCTACATCACAGAACAATTGAGGAAACACGCCATGAAAAAGACAACGCAGTGTAGTAGCCCTCTGACGGCCACGATTCACGAAACAGCCGAACGCC
Proteins encoded:
- a CDS encoding BrnA antitoxin family protein, whose amino-acid sequence is MRKNENTARFSADKIRRKIARGESKTDWKRVDAMSQAEVERLADKDEGPLSAGWESTVMVGLPPAKQDIHIRLDGDILDWFKARGRGYQTRINAVLRAFVQTRRRVERKTTTRSRAHRAKEATSQNN
- a CDS encoding BrnT family toxin — its product is MEATKLFDGRPVFTYPSPRHAEERFVTVGLLTNRFFAVVWTERVEAIRLISFRRARDAEERKYRTIFG